A genome region from Synchiropus splendidus isolate RoL2022-P1 chromosome 5, RoL_Sspl_1.0, whole genome shotgun sequence includes the following:
- the arl6 gene encoding ADP-ribosylation factor-like protein 6 — translation MGLFDKLAGWLGLKKEVNVLCLGLDNSGKTTIINQLKPSNAQAQDIVPTIGFNIEKFKTSSLSFTVFDMSGQGRYRNLWEHYYKEGQAIIFVIDSADKLRMVVAREELETLLNHPDIKHRRIPILFFANKMDVRDALSSVKVSQLLCLENIKDKPWHICDTNALKGEGLQEGVDWLQDQIKAMKT, via the exons ATGGGGCTGTTCGACAAGTTGGCAGGATGGCTGGGCTTGAAGAAGGAGGTCAACGTTCTGTGTTTGGGTCTGGACAACAGTGGGAAAACCACCATCATCAACCAACTCAAGCCGTCTAAT gcTCAGGCTCAAGACATCGTCCCAACCATCGGTTTCAACATAGAGAAGTTCAAGACATCCAG TCTGTCCTTCACAGTGTTCGACATGTCTGGTCAGGGCAGGTACCGAAACCTGTGGGAGCATTACTACAA GGAGGGCCAGGCAATCATATTTGTCATTGACAGTGCTGATAAGCTGCGGATGGTTGTAGCCAGAGAAGAACTGGAGACATTACTGAACCATCCTG atATTAAGCACCGGAGAATCCCCATCCTGTTTTTTGCCAACAAGATGGACGTCAGGGACGCGCTGTCTTCAGTGAAAGTGTCGCAGCTGCTGTGTTTAGAGAACATCAAGGACAAACCCTGGCATATCTG TGATACAAACGCTTTGAAGGGGGAAGGATTGCAGGAGGGAGTGGACTGGTTACAAG aTCAGATCAAAGCCATGAAAACGTGA